One stretch of Saccharomonospora xinjiangensis XJ-54 DNA includes these proteins:
- a CDS encoding MCE family protein, translating to MRSLVAPLVKSLVFVLVTTLATVVLALSISNIGVDDRTSYSAVFTDVTSLNPGDDVRIAGVRVGQVDELEIVDAHLARVRFSIERGQRLPADVTAVIRYRNMLGQRYIALERGEQPGTGHLGPGAEIPLERTRPALDLTELFHGFQPLFSALDPEEVNQLSGEIVQVLQGESGTVESLLAHTGSLTATLADRDKVIGDVITNLNTVLGTIGDEGDALSSLVSTLQELVTGLAADREAIGDSVEGMAALTTATSELFEVSRRPLKESIAGLREVSETLVSGSDELERFLVTTPEKFTEIGRTASYGSFLNTYLCDAVLLTDPPATIADGPLPARCDR from the coding sequence GTGAGAAGTCTCGTCGCTCCTCTGGTCAAGAGCCTCGTGTTCGTGCTGGTGACCACGTTGGCGACCGTGGTGCTCGCACTGTCCATCTCGAACATCGGCGTCGATGACCGGACGTCCTACAGTGCCGTATTCACCGACGTGACCTCCCTGAATCCCGGTGACGACGTGCGGATCGCGGGCGTGCGCGTCGGCCAGGTTGACGAGCTGGAGATCGTCGATGCGCATCTCGCCCGCGTGCGTTTCTCGATCGAGAGGGGACAGCGGTTGCCTGCCGACGTCACGGCGGTCATCCGCTACCGCAACATGCTCGGGCAGCGCTATATCGCCCTCGAACGCGGTGAGCAGCCGGGCACCGGCCACCTCGGCCCCGGTGCGGAGATCCCACTGGAGCGGACGCGGCCCGCGCTGGATCTCACCGAGTTGTTCCACGGTTTCCAGCCACTGTTCTCCGCGCTGGACCCCGAGGAGGTCAACCAGCTCTCCGGCGAGATCGTCCAGGTGCTCCAAGGTGAGAGCGGCACGGTGGAGAGCCTGCTCGCCCACACCGGGTCGCTCACCGCCACACTCGCCGACCGCGACAAGGTGATCGGCGATGTCATCACGAACCTGAACACGGTGCTCGGCACGATCGGCGACGAGGGCGACGCACTGTCCTCACTGGTGTCCACGCTCCAGGAACTCGTGACGGGCCTCGCCGCCGACCGCGAGGCCATCGGTGACTCGGTCGAGGGCATGGCGGCACTCACGACGGCCACGTCGGAATTGTTCGAGGTGTCGCGCAGGCCGTTGAAGGAGAGCATCGCCGGGCTGCGTGAGGTGTCGGAGACTCTGGTGTCCGGTTCGGACGAGCTGGAACGGTTCCTCGTCACCACACCGGAGAAGTTCACCGAGATCGGCCGCACCGCGTCCTACGGATCGTTCCTCAACACCTATCTCTGCGACGCGGTGCTGCTGACCGACCCTCCGGCCACCATCGCCGACGGCCCCCTCCCCGCGAGGTGCGACAGATGA
- a CDS encoding MCE family protein codes for MTSFRERNPLTLGVVGTVLLAGVTVATFNYEHLPLIGGGTTYQAEFAEAAGLVTGGEVRVAGIKVGEVTGVELAEDRVLVSFRVSDAWVGNRTTAEIKIKTLLGQKYLALHPTGDAVLDPAEPIPLARTTTPYDVTTAFERLATTAGAIDTERLAESFRTLSNTFDGADEHVRSALDGLSALSTTIASRDAELAELLDNARTVADTLADSGEEFDRLIDDGSVLLTELHQRRDAIHELLTGARDLAEQISGLVADNTEQLAPTLDALDEVTGILRRHRDDLDRALELAGPYFRVVNNAVGSGRWLDVYLCGLVPDNRAPCEPPDRR; via the coding sequence ATGACATCCTTCCGCGAACGCAATCCGCTGACACTCGGCGTCGTGGGCACGGTGTTGCTCGCGGGTGTCACCGTGGCGACGTTCAACTACGAGCACCTTCCGCTGATCGGGGGCGGCACGACCTACCAGGCCGAGTTCGCCGAGGCCGCAGGGCTGGTGACGGGCGGCGAGGTTCGCGTCGCCGGGATCAAGGTCGGCGAGGTGACCGGTGTCGAACTCGCCGAGGACAGGGTGCTCGTCTCGTTCCGCGTGTCCGACGCCTGGGTCGGCAACCGCACGACAGCCGAAATCAAAATCAAGACGTTGCTGGGGCAGAAATACCTCGCGCTGCACCCGACAGGCGACGCCGTGCTCGACCCCGCCGAGCCCATCCCGCTCGCGAGGACCACGACGCCGTACGACGTGACGACCGCGTTCGAGCGCCTGGCGACCACGGCGGGAGCCATCGACACCGAGCGGCTTGCCGAGAGTTTCCGCACGTTGAGCAACACCTTCGACGGCGCGGACGAGCACGTCCGCAGCGCGCTCGACGGTCTGTCCGCACTGTCCACGACCATCGCGTCCCGCGACGCCGAACTCGCCGAACTCCTGGACAACGCGAGGACCGTGGCGGACACGCTCGCCGACTCGGGCGAGGAGTTCGACCGGCTCATCGACGACGGGAGTGTGCTGCTCACCGAACTGCATCAGCGGCGCGACGCGATCCACGAGCTGCTCACGGGGGCACGCGACCTCGCGGAGCAGATCTCCGGGCTCGTCGCCGACAACACCGAGCAGCTCGCCCCCACCCTGGACGCGCTGGACGAGGTGACCGGCATCCTGCGACGTCACCGCGACGATCTCGACCGGGCTCTCGAACTCGCCGGGCCGTACTTCCGCGTCGTGAACAACGCCGTCGGCAGTGGCCGCTGGCTCGACGTGTACCTGTGCGGGCTCGTGCCGGACAACCGGGCTCCCTGCGAACCCCCTGATCGGAGGTGA
- a CDS encoding MCE family protein, which produces MPTGTRRLARIATVLVVTALVTAGALWWVFGDRGDKTVTAYFDRAVGVYPGSDVKVLGVRVGEVVSVTPEPSRVRLTMTVAEEAPVAHDTRALVVSPSVVADRYVQLSDLAHGGPRLADGAVIPRSRTAVPVELDELYESLGDLATALGPDGANANGALSDLLDTGADVLDGNGEAFSRTVRNFADLARTLADSDDDLFATIDSLSRFTAMLAGNDAQVREATGRLADVADLLAEDKEELSAALAALGDALADLQEFVADHREALKSNVDDLADLTQLVVERRASLAEALDVAPTAAENAYNTFDPDSGTLQGRINPLEYIPSQEGGPR; this is translated from the coding sequence GTGCCGACTGGAACCCGGCGGCTCGCCAGGATCGCCACGGTGCTCGTCGTGACCGCTCTCGTGACGGCAGGAGCACTGTGGTGGGTGTTCGGCGACCGCGGCGACAAGACCGTGACGGCGTACTTCGACCGCGCTGTCGGCGTCTACCCCGGCTCGGACGTGAAGGTGCTCGGCGTGCGCGTCGGCGAGGTCGTGTCGGTGACCCCCGAGCCGAGCCGGGTGCGGCTGACGATGACCGTGGCCGAGGAAGCCCCCGTCGCGCACGACACCCGCGCGCTCGTCGTTTCGCCCAGCGTGGTCGCCGACAGGTACGTGCAGCTGTCCGACCTCGCCCACGGCGGCCCCCGCCTCGCCGACGGCGCCGTCATTCCCCGGTCGCGCACGGCCGTGCCGGTGGAACTCGACGAGCTGTACGAAAGCCTCGGCGACCTCGCCACGGCACTCGGCCCCGACGGCGCCAACGCCAACGGCGCGCTGTCCGACCTGCTGGACACGGGAGCCGATGTGCTCGACGGCAACGGCGAGGCGTTCTCGCGAACCGTGCGCAACTTCGCCGACCTGGCCCGCACGCTCGCCGACTCCGACGACGACCTCTTCGCCACCATCGATTCGCTGTCGCGATTCACGGCGATGCTCGCGGGCAACGACGCTCAGGTGAGGGAGGCGACCGGCAGGCTCGCCGACGTCGCGGACCTCCTCGCCGAGGACAAGGAGGAACTCTCGGCCGCGCTGGCCGCGCTCGGCGACGCGCTCGCCGATCTTCAGGAGTTCGTCGCAGACCACCGCGAGGCTCTGAAGTCGAACGTGGACGACCTCGCCGACCTCACCCAGCTCGTCGTCGAGCGGCGGGCCTCGCTGGCCGAGGCGCTCGACGTCGCCCCGACGGCCGCGGAGAACGCCTACAACACGTTCGACCCGGACAGCGGCACCCTCCAGGGCCGCATCAACCCACTCGAGTACATCCCGTCGCAGGAGGGAGGGCCGAGGTGA
- a CDS encoding MCE family protein has product MSRRAVFPAVAVAACLLAAGCATPDFAGVHELPLPGGAELGDDPYRVTARFDDVLDLVPHAAVKVNDVAVGRVESIELAATGDWQAEVVLVVNGDVELPADTLANIRQSSLLGEKFVELAAPRRPDEAGERAPLTDGALIPVSRTNRHVEVEEVFGALSLLLNGGGIAQLRTINHELNEVLTGNEAQLKEFLSNVEHLVSELDGHRDEITTALDGLDRLAATLAEREEDIRGALNDLTPGLAELRDQRELLVTMLESLDELSGVAVDVVHKTKDDLVADLEALAPTLEGLADAGGSLPRSLEILATFPFTDAVLDGIEGDYLNTFVQVVPADGYTAPIPLLPLPTTGTPAEGGDR; this is encoded by the coding sequence GTGAGCAGGAGAGCCGTCTTTCCCGCCGTCGCCGTGGCGGCGTGCCTGCTCGCGGCAGGGTGCGCGACCCCGGACTTCGCCGGTGTTCACGAACTTCCCCTGCCAGGAGGTGCCGAGCTGGGCGACGACCCGTACCGCGTCACAGCCCGCTTCGACGACGTACTCGACCTCGTTCCGCACGCCGCAGTGAAGGTCAACGACGTGGCCGTCGGCAGGGTCGAGTCCATCGAGCTGGCCGCGACCGGCGACTGGCAGGCCGAGGTGGTCCTCGTCGTCAACGGCGACGTCGAACTGCCTGCCGACACGCTCGCCAACATCCGCCAGTCGAGTCTGCTCGGGGAGAAGTTCGTGGAACTGGCGGCACCCCGGCGGCCCGACGAGGCCGGTGAGCGGGCTCCGCTGACCGACGGAGCACTCATCCCCGTGTCCCGCACCAACCGGCACGTCGAGGTCGAGGAGGTGTTCGGCGCCCTGTCCCTGTTGCTCAACGGCGGCGGCATCGCACAGTTGCGCACGATCAACCACGAGCTGAACGAGGTGCTCACCGGCAACGAGGCCCAGCTCAAGGAGTTCCTCTCCAACGTGGAACATTTGGTGTCCGAACTGGACGGACACCGCGACGAGATCACCACCGCGCTCGACGGTCTCGACCGGCTGGCCGCCACGCTGGCGGAACGCGAGGAGGACATCCGAGGCGCCCTCAACGATCTCACGCCGGGCCTCGCGGAGCTGCGCGACCAGCGGGAACTGCTCGTGACGATGCTGGAATCGCTCGACGAGCTGTCCGGCGTGGCCGTCGATGTGGTCCACAAGACGAAAGACGACCTCGTGGCGGACCTCGAAGCGCTCGCCCCCACGCTGGAGGGCCTCGCCGACGCGGGCGGATCGCTGCCCCGCTCGCTGGAGATCCTCGCGACCTTCCCCTTCACCGACGCCGTGCTCGACGGCATCGAGGGCGACTACCTCAACACCTTCGTCCAGGTCGTCCCCGCCGACGGGTACACCGCACCGATTCCCCTGCTGCCGTTGCCGACCACCGGCACCCCCGCCGAAGGAGGCGACCGCTGA
- a CDS encoding MCE family protein encodes MLTRRVRVQLLAFVVVALTATTFVGANHAGLGRLLGTGGAVVRLQLADGGGLFSGSEVTYRGVAVGEVRTLRLTEDGMEAELVLDDDAPAIPANTRAVVANRSAVGEQYVDLQPRTGRGPYLADGSVIPRAATSLPPRVHTLLADLTAFTESVPTESLHTVVDELYTAFHGTGDDLQVLLDSSREFTHTATEYLPQTSSLIDDGATVLRTQAESAAAWRSFAGDAARFAAELAEADGDLRELIARTPGAATELSTLLHDTDPGLPVLLANLLTTSRLFSARVDGLEHLFVMLPKATAATSAALDGDEFSVALTFFDPLPCLAGYGDTEYRSGEDTGDTPFNTAAACSLPSGTVPARTSQHVPEAGLPLVALPGVLSGDDNTRESLKDLLWLDEE; translated from the coding sequence ATGCTCACCCGGCGGGTCAGAGTTCAGCTCCTCGCGTTCGTGGTCGTCGCGCTGACGGCGACCACGTTCGTCGGTGCCAACCACGCGGGCCTCGGCAGGCTGCTCGGCACGGGCGGGGCCGTGGTGCGCCTGCAACTCGCCGACGGAGGCGGACTGTTCAGCGGAAGCGAGGTCACCTACCGCGGCGTGGCCGTCGGCGAGGTGCGCACGCTGCGGCTCACCGAGGACGGCATGGAGGCCGAACTCGTGCTCGACGACGACGCACCAGCGATCCCCGCGAACACCAGGGCGGTCGTCGCCAACCGGTCGGCCGTCGGTGAGCAGTACGTCGATCTTCAGCCCCGCACGGGGCGGGGCCCTTACCTCGCCGACGGCTCGGTGATCCCCCGTGCCGCCACCTCACTGCCGCCCCGCGTACACACCCTGCTCGCCGACCTCACCGCGTTCACCGAGTCGGTGCCGACGGAGTCGCTGCACACGGTGGTGGACGAGCTGTACACGGCCTTCCACGGCACCGGCGACGACCTTCAGGTACTGCTGGACTCCTCCCGCGAATTCACCCACACCGCCACCGAATACCTGCCGCAGACGTCCTCACTCATCGACGACGGCGCGACGGTACTGCGCACCCAGGCCGAGTCCGCAGCCGCCTGGCGATCCTTCGCGGGCGACGCGGCACGGTTCGCCGCCGAACTCGCCGAGGCCGACGGCGACCTGCGCGAACTCATCGCCCGCACCCCGGGCGCTGCCACCGAACTGAGCACACTCCTTCACGACACCGACCCCGGGTTGCCGGTGCTGCTGGCGAACCTACTGACGACCTCCCGGCTTTTCTCGGCCAGAGTGGACGGTCTTGAGCACCTGTTCGTCATGCTGCCGAAGGCCACCGCGGCGACATCGGCGGCACTCGACGGCGACGAGTTCTCCGTCGCGCTGACGTTCTTCGACCCGCTGCCGTGTCTTGCGGGCTACGGCGACACCGAGTACCGCTCCGGCGAGGACACCGGCGACACACCGTTCAACACGGCCGCCGCCTGCAGCCTGCCCTCCGGCACCGTGCCCGCGCGGACGTCGCAGCACGTCCCCGAGGCAGGGCTGCCGCTCGTGGCGCTGCCCGGAGTGCTCAGCGGCGACGACAACACCCGCGAATCCCTGAAGGATCTGCTGTGGCTCGACGAGGAGTGA
- a CDS encoding PucR family transcriptional regulator codes for MTGGAAGETADSAVLSGRLAQIMRPELESVADEIVAEIRALIPEYRRPLDGPYGKNIKAGVQHAVSLFVAQIADPSASTQHAHEVHRRLGQYEMREGRSLDTLQAAYRVGARVAWRRIMEVGRRSGFSSTVMSQLADAMLGFMDELASVALDGFLEAKACSADALDTWRRRLLQLILERPAAPPEAVEELAQLVGWTTPKTATPVAVRPAFPLKGAHRPSLDADVLAELSGVEPRLLVPGAVTRERLAALEQALPRCRLAIGPCVPMDGVADSLRWARKALALVDEGVLPPRRVVLAQECLPVLLLHSDEALTLQLRHRLLASLDGLTPRQRERMLETLRAWLDAQGHVVGMADRLSVHPQTVRYRMRQLEATFGDRLRDPDARFELELALRVLPTAPRQSGAASYTGVSNTRR; via the coding sequence GTGACGGGAGGAGCAGCGGGCGAGACCGCCGATTCGGCGGTGCTCTCGGGACGACTCGCGCAGATTATGCGCCCGGAGTTGGAGAGTGTGGCCGACGAGATCGTCGCCGAGATCCGTGCGCTGATCCCGGAGTACCGCAGGCCGCTCGACGGCCCCTACGGCAAGAACATCAAGGCAGGGGTCCAGCACGCGGTGTCGCTGTTCGTGGCGCAAATCGCCGACCCGAGCGCGTCAACCCAGCACGCCCACGAGGTCCACCGCAGGCTCGGACAGTACGAGATGCGTGAAGGCCGCAGCCTCGACACTCTCCAGGCCGCCTACCGCGTTGGCGCACGCGTGGCGTGGCGGCGGATCATGGAGGTGGGGCGTCGCAGCGGTTTCTCGTCCACGGTGATGTCGCAGCTCGCCGACGCGATGCTCGGGTTCATGGACGAGCTGGCCTCCGTGGCGCTCGACGGGTTCCTCGAAGCGAAGGCGTGTTCGGCCGACGCCCTCGACACGTGGCGGCGCCGGTTGCTCCAGCTGATCCTCGAACGTCCCGCCGCGCCGCCCGAGGCCGTGGAGGAACTCGCCCAGCTCGTGGGGTGGACCACCCCGAAGACCGCGACACCGGTGGCGGTACGGCCGGCGTTCCCCCTCAAGGGAGCCCACCGGCCGTCTCTCGACGCGGACGTACTGGCCGAGTTGAGCGGGGTCGAACCGAGGCTGCTCGTGCCCGGCGCCGTGACGAGGGAGCGCCTCGCGGCGCTCGAACAGGCGCTGCCGCGCTGCCGTCTTGCGATCGGGCCGTGCGTTCCCATGGACGGTGTCGCCGATTCATTGCGCTGGGCGCGCAAGGCACTGGCCCTTGTGGACGAAGGAGTGCTGCCGCCGCGCAGGGTGGTGTTGGCGCAGGAGTGCCTTCCCGTGCTGCTGCTGCATTCCGACGAGGCACTGACGCTGCAACTGCGGCACAGGTTGCTCGCGTCGCTCGACGGGCTCACGCCACGGCAGCGGGAACGGATGCTGGAGACGTTGCGGGCGTGGCTGGACGCACAGGGACACGTCGTGGGCATGGCGGATCGGCTGTCGGTGCACCCGCAGACCGTGCGCTACCGGATGCGGCAACTGGAGGCGACGTTCGGCGATCGGCTGCGTGATCCGGACGCGCGCTTCGAACTGGAACTGGCACTGCGTGTTCTTCCGACGGCACCCCGGCAGAGCGGCGCCGCGTCGTACACCGGAGTGTCGAACACCCGCAGGTGA
- a CDS encoding arginase family protein, whose product MLVHAVAQWQGSGLQDAPSRLGEGAEVLASLAEDVLGTPVLRLPVGEAGSPTERGIRNRAALLGNRGAQLAALENPEGPVLTLGGDCASDLVPIGVARYRYGPKLGVLWFDAHADANTPDTSPSGAFNGMVLRALLGEGDDEFAANPAVSPGRAVLAGTRSFDPQELVAVRAGLLRHVPPPADPADVVAAVREADVDALYVHVDADVLDPGEFPGNHEHEPGGLTVERLVACLDALAGFDVVGAALTECVARDHAEASPLVPVVEALYRRLTS is encoded by the coding sequence ATGCTGGTTCACGCTGTGGCGCAGTGGCAGGGCTCGGGCTTGCAGGACGCGCCGTCCCGGCTCGGTGAGGGGGCCGAGGTACTCGCCTCGCTCGCCGAGGACGTCCTCGGCACTCCGGTGCTGAGGCTCCCGGTCGGTGAGGCGGGATCGCCGACCGAGCGCGGAATCCGCAACCGTGCCGCGCTACTCGGCAACCGGGGCGCGCAGCTCGCGGCGCTGGAGAACCCGGAGGGGCCGGTCCTGACACTCGGCGGTGACTGCGCGAGCGACCTCGTCCCGATCGGCGTGGCGCGGTACCGGTACGGCCCGAAGCTCGGCGTGCTGTGGTTCGACGCGCACGCCGACGCCAACACCCCGGACACATCGCCGTCCGGCGCGTTCAACGGCATGGTGCTGCGGGCACTGCTCGGTGAGGGCGACGACGAGTTCGCGGCGAATCCGGCCGTGTCGCCGGGGCGTGCCGTGCTGGCCGGAACGCGGTCGTTCGACCCGCAGGAGCTGGTCGCCGTGCGTGCTGGACTGCTCCGCCATGTGCCACCGCCCGCCGATCCCGCCGATGTGGTGGCCGCCGTGCGCGAGGCCGACGTGGACGCCCTGTACGTCCACGTGGACGCGGACGTGCTCGACCCCGGCGAGTTCCCCGGCAACCACGAGCACGAACCCGGTGGGCTCACCGTGGAACGTCTCGTCGCGTGCCTCGACGCGCTCGCCGGATTCGACGTCGTCGGCGCGGCGCTCACCGAGTGCGTGGCGCGCGACCACGCGGAGGCGTCGCCGTTGGTTCCCGTGGTGGAGGCGCTGTACCGCCGCTTGACGAGCTGA
- a CDS encoding pyruvate carboxylase, with amino-acid sequence MFRKVLVANRGEIAIRAFRAAYELGAGTVAVFPHEDRNSLHRLKADEAYEIGQPGHPVRAYLSVDEIVAAARRAGADAVYPGYGFLSENPDLARACAEAGITFIGPSAEVLELTGNKARAVAAAREAGVPVLGSSAPSSDVDTLVEAAEELGFPVFVKAVAGGGGRGMRLVKDRAALRESIEAAAREAESAFGDPTVFLEKAVVQPRHIEVQILSDGTGSENGVIHLYERDCSLQRRHQKVIELAPAPNLDPALRERICADAVRFARQIGYRNAGTVEFLVDRDGNHVFIEMNPRIQVEHTVTEEVTDVDLVQAQMRIAAGETLSDLGLSQDTVYLRGAALQCRITTEDPANGFRPDTGMISAYRSPGGSGIRLDGGTTFAGTEISAHFDSMLVKLTCRGRTFTAAVDKARRAVAEFRIRGVATNIPFLQAVLDDPDFRAGRVTTAFIEERPHLLTARHSADRGTRLLTYLADVTVNKPHGERPRMIDPVRKLPPVPDGEPPAGSKQRLTELGPEGFARWLRSSPTLGVTDTTFRDAHQSLLATRVRTKDLLAVAPVVARTVPQLLSVECWGGATYDVALRFLAEDPWERLAALREAMPNICLQMLLRGRNTVGYTPYPTEVTEAFVEEATATGIDIFRIFDALNDVEQMRPAIDAVRATGTAVAEVALCYTSDLSDPGETIYTLDYYLKLAEQIVGAGAHVLAIKDMAGLLRAPAAARLVSALRKEFDLPVHIHTHDTAGGQLATYLAAVNAGADAVDGAVASMAGTTSQPSLSAIVAATDHSERPTGLDLGAVGDLEPYWEIVRKIYAPFEAGLASPTGRVYHHEIPGGQLSNLRTQAVALGLGDRFEEIEAMYAAADRILGHLVKVTPSSKVVGDLALHLVGAGVSPDDFEADPGTYDIPDSVIGFLRGELGDPPGGWPEPFRTKALRGRAEAKRTVELSEDDRSALAKDRRATLNRLLFPGPTKEFETHRQAFGDTSVLPSKDFFYGLRPGEEYPVDLEPGVRLLIELEAIGEADERGIRVVMASLNGQLRPIQVRDRSVASDLPAKEKADKNNSKHVAAPFAGVVTATVSEGDTVEAGDTVATIEAMKMEAAITSQSAGRVARLAINSVQQVEGGDLLVVLE; translated from the coding sequence ATGTTCCGCAAGGTACTCGTCGCGAACCGTGGTGAGATCGCGATCAGGGCGTTCCGCGCAGCGTACGAACTCGGCGCGGGAACGGTCGCCGTGTTCCCCCACGAGGACCGAAACTCGCTCCACCGGTTGAAGGCTGACGAGGCCTACGAGATCGGGCAGCCGGGCCATCCGGTGCGGGCCTATCTCTCGGTTGACGAGATCGTGGCAGCCGCGCGGCGGGCCGGGGCCGACGCGGTCTACCCCGGATACGGCTTCCTCTCGGAGAACCCCGATCTCGCCCGCGCGTGCGCCGAGGCGGGGATCACCTTCATCGGCCCGAGCGCCGAGGTGCTGGAACTGACCGGCAACAAGGCGCGTGCCGTGGCAGCGGCGCGTGAGGCGGGCGTGCCCGTGCTCGGCTCGTCGGCCCCGTCCTCCGATGTGGACACGCTGGTCGAGGCTGCGGAGGAGCTGGGCTTCCCGGTGTTCGTGAAGGCGGTCGCCGGCGGCGGTGGCCGGGGGATGCGGCTGGTGAAGGATCGTGCCGCGCTGCGGGAGTCGATCGAGGCGGCGGCCCGCGAGGCCGAGTCGGCGTTCGGCGATCCCACCGTGTTCCTCGAAAAGGCCGTGGTGCAACCGCGTCACATCGAGGTGCAGATCCTCAGCGACGGCACGGGGAGCGAGAACGGTGTCATCCACCTGTACGAGCGGGACTGCTCGTTGCAGCGCAGGCACCAGAAGGTGATCGAACTCGCTCCCGCTCCCAACCTCGATCCCGCGCTGCGGGAACGGATCTGTGCCGACGCGGTCCGCTTCGCGAGGCAGATCGGCTACCGCAACGCGGGCACGGTGGAGTTCCTCGTCGATCGCGACGGCAACCACGTCTTCATCGAGATGAACCCGCGCATCCAGGTGGAGCACACGGTGACCGAGGAGGTCACCGACGTGGACCTCGTGCAGGCGCAGATGCGCATCGCGGCAGGCGAGACGCTGTCCGATCTGGGGCTCTCCCAGGACACGGTATATCTGCGCGGCGCCGCGTTGCAGTGCCGCATCACCACCGAGGACCCCGCCAACGGCTTCCGCCCCGACACCGGCATGATCAGCGCCTACCGGTCGCCGGGCGGCTCGGGTATCCGTCTCGACGGAGGAACCACGTTCGCGGGCACGGAGATCAGCGCCCACTTCGACTCCATGCTGGTGAAACTCACGTGTCGTGGCCGCACGTTCACCGCAGCCGTTGACAAGGCCAGGCGCGCGGTGGCGGAGTTCCGGATTCGCGGTGTGGCCACCAACATCCCGTTCCTCCAAGCCGTGCTCGACGATCCCGACTTCAGGGCGGGGCGGGTCACGACGGCGTTCATCGAGGAGCGTCCGCACCTGCTGACGGCGCGGCATTCCGCCGACAGGGGCACCAGGCTGCTCACCTACCTCGCGGACGTGACGGTCAACAAACCGCACGGCGAGCGTCCTCGCATGATCGACCCGGTGAGGAAGCTGCCGCCGGTGCCCGACGGCGAGCCGCCCGCGGGGTCGAAGCAGCGGCTCACCGAGCTGGGTCCGGAGGGCTTCGCGCGGTGGCTTCGCTCGTCGCCGACCCTCGGCGTCACCGACACGACGTTCCGCGACGCCCACCAGTCGCTGCTCGCCACACGGGTGCGCACCAAGGACCTCCTCGCCGTCGCCCCCGTGGTGGCGAGGACCGTGCCGCAACTGCTGTCGGTGGAGTGCTGGGGCGGTGCCACGTACGACGTCGCGTTGCGGTTCCTCGCGGAGGACCCGTGGGAGCGGCTGGCCGCGCTGCGTGAGGCCATGCCCAACATTTGCCTCCAGATGCTGTTGCGTGGCCGCAACACCGTGGGCTACACGCCGTATCCCACGGAGGTCACCGAGGCGTTCGTCGAGGAGGCCACCGCCACCGGCATCGACATCTTCCGCATCTTCGACGCACTCAACGACGTCGAGCAGATGCGTCCGGCGATCGACGCGGTGCGGGCCACGGGGACGGCGGTGGCGGAGGTGGCGCTCTGCTACACCTCTGATCTGTCGGACCCCGGCGAGACGATCTACACGCTCGACTACTACCTGAAGCTGGCCGAGCAGATCGTCGGAGCGGGAGCGCACGTCCTCGCGATCAAGGACATGGCCGGGCTGCTGCGGGCGCCTGCCGCGGCGCGACTCGTGAGCGCGCTGCGCAAGGAGTTCGACCTGCCCGTGCACATCCACACGCACGACACGGCAGGCGGCCAGCTCGCGACCTACCTCGCCGCCGTCAACGCGGGTGCGGACGCCGTGGACGGCGCCGTGGCGTCGATGGCGGGCACCACGTCGCAGCCGTCGCTCTCGGCCATCGTGGCCGCCACCGACCACTCGGAACGGCCGACCGGCCTCGACCTCGGCGCGGTGGGTGATCTCGAACCGTACTGGGAGATCGTGCGCAAGATCTACGCGCCGTTCGAGGCAGGGCTGGCGTCCCCAACCGGGCGTGTGTATCACCACGAGATTCCCGGCGGCCAGTTGTCCAACCTGCGTACCCAGGCTGTGGCGCTCGGTCTCGGTGATCGCTTCGAGGAGATCGAGGCGATGTACGCGGCGGCGGACCGCATCCTCGGTCACCTCGTGAAGGTGACGCCGTCGTCGAAGGTCGTCGGCGACCTCGCCCTGCACCTCGTCGGCGCGGGTGTGTCGCCGGACGACTTCGAGGCAGATCCCGGCACGTACGACATCCCCGACTCCGTGATCGGATTCCTGCGCGGCGAACTCGGCGACCCGCCCGGTGGCTGGCCCGAGCCGTTTCGCACCAAGGCGTTGCGGGGCAGGGCCGAGGCCAAGCGCACCGTGGAGCTGTCCGAGGACGACCGGAGCGCGCTGGCGAAGGACCGCAGGGCCACGTTGAACCGGCTGCTGTTCCCTGGGCCGACGAAGGAGTTCGAGACCCATCGGCAGGCGTTCGGCGACACGAGTGTGTTGCCGAGCAAGGACTTCTTCTACGGACTGCGTCCCGGCGAGGAGTACCCCGTCGATCTCGAACCCGGTGTCCGGCTGCTCATCGAACTCGAAGCCATCGGCGAGGCCGACGAGCGCGGTATCCGCGTCGTGATGGCGTCGCTGAACGGGCAGTTACGGCCCATCCAGGTGCGCGACCGGTCGGTGGCCAGCGATCTGCCTGCGAAGGAGAAGGCCGACAAGAACAACTCCAAGCACGTCGCGGCCCCGTTCGCCGGTGTGGTGACGGCGACGGTGTCCGAAGGCGACACCGTGGAGGCCGGCGACACGGTGGCCACCATCGAGGCGATGAAGATGGAGGCCGCCATCACCTCCCAGTCGGCAGGCAGGGTGGCGCGGCTGGCCATCAACTCGGTGCAGCAGGTCGAGGGTGGCGACCTGCTGGTGGTGCTGGAGTAG